A window of Ursus arctos isolate Adak ecotype North America unplaced genomic scaffold, UrsArc2.0 scaffold_16, whole genome shotgun sequence genomic DNA:
caggatttgatctccttccgtgtttttccccactaggtgctgatgcagttccagagattgaactacaatacgacaagttccaaatacgggggcaatacaaaaccaaacacaaaaccaaaaaagcatctcaacggaagaagcaggacacagtcttcctggccttagagcggagaaaggcaaccccagtcctggggcaggaaggagttctggggcgtacaagtcttaaggactcccactttcagtggttgttgctattcctgggaaagtccctgcaacctctaaatctcaggagttctgaggggctgtctctgctgtttgcccaaattcattgactgaaatggacccgtgctctgagtaagggggatttgggggtgccctccagtggctagggagaagggctggcacttctccttcctcccacgtacagtagctgatgactctgggggatttcctaggtcaggaacgaatatgagagtctgtgcaagttttccattactgcaggaagtaaaagacccaaaccacacacatgggctctaaaacaaaacaagggctttaatctcctaacatgcaaatctatcacggtactatttaaaacaactaaatggtgccccctacataaggaaatagatggggggaaggggtgtggagacaatgggcacaaggatgcagctgctgaggaatccctgcagggccactggacacttgctcagtcctgaggttgactgcggccagttcttctccttcttgagtgctgctgaccagctaggaccggggctccagctggcaggacagggtgtagctaaggacagagggacacctgtgagttgcccaggagcttccattcaagagtccctgccagtgtttgcccacagctggagtctggcgccccggcaacaaggcctgaggctgcccagggaaggaggatcccaggagtggccagcagaaagagtccaccccgaacctcaccgacccagctcctgatgggcctcacctctcagcctcgctgagcggctccatagcctggaaccaggcccaaaaaggatcctcgggctctagggtgtaattctcggcagccacctggagcagcatgatgtccgtaatgacttggtattcctgagcagagagagaagcacagaatgtatagggagcctggggggggggggggcggggagctgcagggtctggtgagggttgagcaccgggaccgggcacccatcccaggtcctggcacacatggccatcctcctccctgcagattcatccggtctccacctgttctcagagttgagtatcagtagcccctcctccgggaagtcctcctggatgccatgctctgtccccatctcctaacgggatgggacttgcactgctttcttctcaagggatcccaggaaatgtgaggtggaggggatggagccaagcaatgttcttcccagggacatctctgaggcccactccctacccttccctgcgggaagcgccacatatgctcaccttatttcttttgtggtggttgatctcattctcctggaatgcagacaaagtccatcagaatgaggcccctggttcttaggagcacttgattcccatcccttctcatgctgcaccatggccaggacccgtgagggggccgtgcatacacagatagtgggcctgggatctaggccaggctctgtggtccagagaaaggaggacatggggcagatggactggctacaggtcgggaccctgcagcaccaccctctcggaagacagtaggggaggctgaagcctcaggcaggaaggggctgctgcggctactgaggtgcttgctgacgtggagggtcctgacttcattctccccccacgggcaaactcaccgggggaggctgaggtccactcagacagacctcatgcagctttgccttcaggaagctctgctgcttcaccagtcttcggcaccgggagccgtggcctaactgcagcctcacctcgctcatccctgagatgggcaacagcccccaggctcacagggtagccgtgaggctgtcatgacgggaggtttgccgagtcctgagagctcagggctcagtacaggggcgttctgctcccaaacctccggattctggtccctcccccacaatcctcaggctcacccacctccagatagtcctccatggcggtatctaacatcaccagctcggtgaggaaagtgccaaggaaaggcacgacaccctgtgtcatgagggggagggttgggatgagtccctgctctctggtgtccacagggaccctccactgaaaatgcTCCAGCCTCCTAGCACCCCaggggctcacgtggagcagcctaggacccttagcagcctcccccccacgggttccctttcccctccccccccagaacatcagactcctcctcatcaccttcagggcctgcttttcaaaaatgccagggaatggagcactaggtcggtccctccccacccgcaaaacccattctctatggaccactctggaccctcctcctggtccttttgaaataagaattgtagaagctgtggccccaggagccgcagctggagtgggaaggaccccccccttcctgatctttcctttttgggaggcttccagccctcagggaggagccctcctcctcctctgactttggaggccctgggcctcaggcacactcaccttcttctgcatcctcttctgggctccccggagggccatcaccagggtggcaaatctattggatggtcgctcctgcagggccaaggacaagttccttgagaccatcataccctcaggccacttgcccccaccatcttggacttcagaacctagacatctgacctaactcatactgatcctgaggccccattatccagaagcaggccgtgagtgattccagaacaacTCACTCCAACGttcactccatgtgtgaccttgagcttgcagcctggcctccccgagcctgttttctcatcgggaaacgtgacaactccacctatctcccatggtctcctgaggactcagggtcctattactctcatcattgttgtggccctcaacccagcccaaccccatcactgagcacaggtctgtcctctgggctctccaggtttgtaaaggcccccacctggaccagctgtcgacacagagagagagggtgtctaggctagggagtctgcttggacaccacctgcttgccccctcgccgccaacggcatcctcacctaggctgtcgccacattcatgacaaaggcttcccctccccaaggaatgcttcagaccattcccgacttcatccactcaggaccctgttccctcccacccctcctctctttccagacctgcaccttccaggctaccttgatgagcaggttcctgccctgtgcggtgtccttgctgcacagcttttgaaagatcctcaatggcttcctgaagagaggcaagggaggcacgatcaatggacgaataatgtggcagggttgagtgcgagtgccttttctttgagaaccccagagtgtcaacctgcctggttgagggtttcttctgggatcctctgagcactaaggtctttgtaggacatgggagggagctctcatgtggctcgtcctgggcctcccttcccatattcattgagaaacgctgtttgggtcaatttggggttcaaatgggcagagaacttagtggctgtcaaggaaacacgtgaagagatttaatgcagctcagccccgtgtgggacatttggcaaaactgatttctaaagcgggaggcatggtgacctcctcaccagggaggctgagagacccacccaccagcccaggtcctgtggtcggggtttgccacctcccagaaggtccaagctgcctgagggggaagaggacaagcctctgggagctccctcgtccatcctggtccctccatggagagaggcctactcacctggaaaccttcccccacgtgttctcgaggcggtgaatggagacactctgcagagccgagaggatggcatgtaaggacgagtagttcctcagggtttgacaggcctggggagggaagagaatgggctgtcacttggggagccggcacctgattggctctcaagcttcagtccccctcaggggaaagtgctcctgctggaggaagccgctgtccagggacctgccgaagggcacacgtgaggcccagaggaggaggaagattttactcactccaaggaaggagccaggcagaaacggagcatcccagcatggggccatgcaaggcaaggtcagcatgcccctggacggaagagcctagggactgcacagtccctagggcaaagaccagggccttccaccctgagacctgatcaagggaagagcagtgcccgagactcaggagagcacctcggctgggcttcccgttgcataccttggccaccttgatccagtgctccaccaccatggccctgtcccgggctgtcatgcttgggttgccaaggcaggtggtgatgacacacttggccacaccgttgaactgggcgacagtggcccggactgtgggtgccaggtgctcattgccaggcttgttgcgcttggaccagacggagcccaggcactgatggggcagcagcttcttgaacagctcctagagaacaggcggaccttggttcacccagccatttcccatgccagactcatgtcctacgtaggggtcacaggtcagagctggacctcagggagctgagaatctggcctgagcctggttggagaccgtggatttcattccactgtttttccctgagggaacccagtacacaatgacccaggagcaaacagagcaagggaaggaaggagggcattgacaccctgatcatgctcaggaactcccagctccaggtggcactgcaaggtggtccaacccaagggggcttcttcccctcccctccaactggtcatccccctggtccttcccccctttcagatgcacattctcacacgggagctgcaaccacacgtttttccgtctgccctgtcctcatggacacatcagatgcctaatcaatgctgagggtactcatcctccaaggcacatgagtgggtgacccatggacttgactgaacacagggagctgccctcctccacccacgggaccagggcctgcccattggtctctccattctggctcatttcttctccctagtacctccgtatcagtgcttatcagggtctctcgctacagtccgcagctggacagtgaaagcttggggctaagcaccttgatgggttgacagggttgggaagtggtggagctgagatttggtcccagaccataggagtccacatcagggaaaggcaggtgtggggcaggtgagagcagaaggaaggcctgcccctggcccaccctgagagcccagctgctcaccgcatccatatacgtgagctgctctgccaccagcctgggagggaagtccaggaggtcgggcttctcctcacccagctggttctttggggtgacacagcggtggcaggaagcctctggggccgcggtgggctctgtggctgttgcctgagtgaaactttctagcaaaaagggtggtccagctgactgctgctcagcacccggcacacatgcagaagatgggagcacgggttgcagttctggaacagctgacggaggggaggctggctctgacaccgcaggtgacagttgacacagagccggggtcgcctctagctctataggaggccctgttcctggctctgccgctggaaggagccctggagctggcactggggcaggagacagagaaaggttcatccacatcactgactttccgtatgcctttgcaaaaccaggacagaccccatggccttgaaaggaatacccagcccatgaaccgcatcccagttagccttcccagcttgccatcccccttaccctccacctctgcctcagtgagcgccagaagttcccgctgcatcaggagaagggggacatggtttgtcaggtcccaggcatgccacttcagaaccatggccccatgcacataggccaccttgatctcgacacggtcacagcccagggactgatagatagcctgcaaattctggtcaggccaggtacccaagaagggagacagggtgctggggagagtcatatgtggaacagagtcagaggcctggccttgcattgcacatgctactcccacagcaccgttctttctgtatgggtcccagaggatggccccagcccccttccaacccctctctagctgccctcgtagtgggaggcctggtcctccagaaaacctgaatgagtctggtttgtccacttctcctctcctctacctggccatgggcctggtctactctatcctccatgcacaccagtatcaaggctcaggttggaggcagatttgtgagtggtcggctcagcacaccctcggttcttggccccggttggggtggtcagcagggaggggcaggcagagcaagttgggaccgtcaaagggatgggtgtttcaggcacccactgagcccagactgtgctctgccgcccagagggcccgggaccccatccacagccttctttgactcatttgcttcttcacatgaagccccccagatgaagcccacccactggaaatcaagagatcggtgagatccctggttcggcaaatccctccccagccaccacccctgtagtcccccaccctgctctgtggaggcagccagccctgcttctggacccaaacccctgtcccagttttacttgatcatttcatctgtcctatgatccagctcttggtggatcctttcaaagctagaggaggctacgaagatatcacatctaacaaccattggacatgcgtgcttagggtgtgcagagtgcctatctgaccctctgactagaactgagacccagacactgtatctcctctctccattcacattcctaggtgcttaatatacattcttgaatgactacttcccagcccgcactttccaaatccggagtggcccgtgggctggtctgcctgctcccagtgtgcccctgagctgctcacacaaaggacaactaccagaaccatctagatggaatctcagaagtcctttgcacatggggaaactgcctgctttgcatttcctttcgtcaacccagaagggccaccggcctgtgagggttgcacttgagagcttcttgaccggagagagagaactattaagcaagaagatgcccagcacgtccaggagccctttctacagagccaagcaccagagtagcccgtgccatgtttcctcccatgatttcctacagtaactgtatgaggttcatcctcttaaccaccccacttttcagaagaggaaagggaaggtcagagaggggtagtgccattcccgagatgtacacccagtagatgggaggctcaccctgtgctgtgcatggggtgggcactcaccgattgaact
This region includes:
- the LOC130543831 gene encoding ral guanine nucleotide dissociation stimulator-like, which encodes MTARDRAMVVEHWIKVAKACQTLRNYSSLHAILSALQSVSIHRLENTWGKVSRKPLRIFQKLCSKDTAQGRNLLIKERPSNRFATLVMALRGAQKRMQKKGVVPFLGTFLTELVMLDTAMEDYLEVGEPEDCGGGTRIRRFGSRTPLY